The sequence GGCCGGGCAGCCAGGGAGCGCGGGTGTCGGGGGCGACCAGCCACCGGGAGTCGAGGCGGCCGGCGGCGGTCGGCGCCGCCGGGACGACGGAGGCCGGGGCGGGGACGGTCACCGCGTCGCCGGTGCCGTGACACAGGAGCGGCGGGATGGCCCGGCCGCGGTCCGAGGCGCCGCCGGACCCCCACTCCTCCCACTCCAGGAGCGAGGGCAGGCGCTGCGCCGTGCCCGGGGCGGCGAACAGCAGGATCCGGCCCCGGTGGGCGGCCACGGGACCCGAGCCCGGGCCCTCGTCCCACAGCCGGTCCAGCATGTGGCGACCGAATATGGCGGGGGCGTTGACGACGTCGAAGACCGAGCCGCAGCCCAGGACCACCGGGGCGGTGGGACGGTCGTCCCAGAGGACGCGGGTACTGCGCGGATACGTTCCTGCCGAGGCGAGCCAGGCCGCGCCTTCCGGGGTGACCCCGGTGACTTCGGTGACCTCGGCGTCGACGTGTGGGGCGTCGAGTGCGTCGAACAGGTTGGGGAGTGCCTCGACGGTGCCGGTGCCCGTGTTCGGGCCGTGGGGGGCGGTACTTACCAGGTTCCGATCGCTGCTCATACCAACCAGTTCTACCCGGGGTGAACAATCAGTTCCGCAGAGTTGCCGGAACCTGGGACAGGAAAGGACGAGGTGGAGTATCTTGCCCGCCTGGCATATGCCAGCAACGATTTCACCCGCCCACTGTCCCCCCAGCGGCGCGGGGTGCCCGCCCGGCGTCTTCCAAGGGCAGGCCCCGCCCGACCGCCGTCTTCCAAGGGCAGGCCCCGCCCGACCGCCGTCTTTCAGGGGCAGGCTTCGCGCGCCCGCCGTCTTCCAGCGCAGGCCCCGCACGCCTGCCGCCTAACAGGGGCAGCCCTCGCGTGGCCGCCGTCTTTCAGGGGCGCGGGGAACTGCGCGACCAGCCCCCACCGGCCCGCAGACGCACTCCGGCCCGCAGGCGAACCCCGGCCCGCAGGGCGAAGCCTGATCCGCCGACCCCGTCAGATCGGGTCGGCGTACCCCTCCGCATCGGCCCCCCGCAACAACTCCCGCCCGAACTCCACCATCTTCTTCGCATAGTCCTCGGTCCACTCAGCCCGCGCGGCGACCTCCGCAGGGGTGAGCCGGTCGAACCGACGCGGATCGGCGAGCTGCGCCGCGGCCATCGCCTGGAACTCGACGGCCCGGTCGGTCGCCGCCCGGAACGCGAGCGCCAGCTCCGTGGAGCGCGCCAGCAGCGCCCGTGGGTCGTCGATCGACTCCAGGTCGAAGAAATGCTCCGGATCGGTGGCCGCCTCGGCGGGCTCGAAGAGCAGCGGCGCGGGGCGAAGCCGCGGCTCGTTCCGACGCGGCGTGGGCTCCGCCATGACTTCTCCTCCTCGACAGCGGTCGACCCGTCCTTGTGGGCGGGCCACCGTCCATTGTCCCTTGACCGCGCAAGAGGGCCCGGGACACCTGCCGACAGGCCCCGATGCGCCGTCCGCACCCTTCCGCGCCCCACGCACTCTTCCGCGCCCCCGCACCCTTGCGCGCCCCCTCACGTCTCCCAGGCCACCCGGTGCTCCGACAGGTGCGAGAACACCGCGTGGTTCGCCTCCCAGCCGTCCGGGAACTTCACCGTGACGCCCAGCTGCACCGGCTCCGTGGAGGGATGGTCGTCGAGGAGGTCGGTGACGCCTGCTCGGCACACGACGATGCACGCGTGCCGGTGGCGCGAGGCCAGCACGCACAGGCGGCCCGTCTCCAGGTGGAAGGCCGTCGCGTCGGGTCGGCCCGACAGGGGGTGCAGGACGACGGTCACGTCGAACTCGCGGCCCTGCAGCCGGTTCGCCGTGTCGACGGTCACCTCCGGCACCCCCAGCTCGGCGAGCGCCGCGCGGACGGCCGCCGCCTGGTCGCGATGGGCCGTGCCGACGGCGATCCGGTCGGCCGTCAGCGGGGCCGCGTCGGGGGACCGCTCCGAGGTCGCCGCGCCGCCCCGGTCCAGCAGCCGGCGTACGACCAGGGCGAGGGCCCCGATCGCCTCCGGGTCCGTGCGCGGGGTGTGCCGGGCCGGGAGTTCCAGCAGGCCCCAGCCCGATTCAGCAGCCTCGTCGATGACGCGGTCGGGGCTCGATCCGTCCGACGGCACGGCGAAGGTGAGCCGGCGGTCGCCGTGGCCCGTGCCGCTGCGGAACGGGGTGAAGGGGTAGAACGCGGCCGAGACCAGCGGCGCCGCGGAGGCGGGCAGCCGCCAGGAGACCGGCAGCCGGTGCTGCGGCAGCTCCGGGTTGTGGGCGAGGAGCGTCGTCACCGCCGAGGCCGACGGGTCGTACGACAGGCCCGCCCACTGCTCCGAGCCGACGATCGCGAACGGGTCCAACTGGCCCGGGTCGCCCACGAACAGCGCCCGCTCGAAGAGCCCGGCCACGGCGAGCAGCGCGTCCGAACGCATCTGGTACGCCTCGTCGACGATCGCGTGCCGCCACGGCTCGACACCCTTGACGTGCGCCCACTTCGCGGCCGTCGAGATGACCACGTCGAGCCCGGCGAGATCACCCGCCTTCGCGGACTTGCGGACGCTCGGCAGCTCGTCGAGCGCCTTGTCGTACGGGTCTGAGTCGCTGCTGTGCAGGCGGCCGACGGGCAGGTCGGGGTTCTTCTCGGCGAGCCGCACCACCAGGTCGTCCACCTGGGCGTTCGTCTGGGCGATGACCATCAGCGGGCGCCCGGCCTCGGCCAGTTCGAGCGCGGCCCGTACGACGAGCGTGGACTTGCCGGCGCCGGGCGGCGAGTCGACCACGACCCCGCGGTGCGTCCCGTGCAGGGTGTCGCGCAGGATCGCGTCGGTGGCGCGGGTCGCCTCGGCCCCCGGGTCGAACACGGTGCTCACAGAACGTCCTCTTCGGTGACGGCGTCGGGCCGCGGCGCGGCGTCGGTCTCTCCGGGCGGCCCGCCGTGCGTCCACGGGGTGTCCTCCGGGTCGGGCAGTTTCGCGCCGCCCCGCTGCTCGTGCTCGAAGAGCGTGAAACAGAGCGGATCGCCCTTCTCCGGTACGGATCCGGGCTCGGGCTCCTTGCCGCGGCCCATCTTGTCGAGGATGCGCAGCACGACGAGGGTTCCGCCACCGTCGCCGTCGCCGGGAACACCGGCCGAGCCGTCCGTCTCGTACCCCACGAACTCCGCCGACTGCGGCTTGCCGCCGAGCGAGCGGTAGACCTTCGCTCGCTCGCCGAGATGCGGCCGGTCGTCCGTGCGCACGGTCACCAGAGGGCGCGGGGCGGCCCGCTTCCCCTCGCTGTACGCCATCACGACATCGGTGACCTCACCCGAGAAGGCCTCGCCCGCGAGCCGGCGCCCGGCCATGACCAGCGGGTCGTCGAGGGCCTCCTGCGCTTCGAGGCGGGCCTGTTCGCGCTCACGCGTGGCGAGCTTGTTCGCCGCCGTGACCGCGTCGTCGCGGCGCGGCTGCGGGGGTTCGCCGGCCAGGACCCGGTCGCGGTGGCCGGTGAACGACCAGCGGTCGCGGGTCCACCGGTCGGCCGCGCGCGGGCCCTCGGGCAGGGCCCGCAGCAGGTCGAGGCCGTGCCACACCGCATCCCAGGTGGGGCGGGTACGGCTCGCCACCAGCTCGCGGATGTGCCGCTCGGCCGCGGTGAGGTCGCCGAGCCGGTCGTCCGCCTCGACACCGTCCTCGGCGGCAGCGAGTGCCGTACGCGCGCGGTCGTAGCGCTCGATGGCGGGCGCGAGCAGCTTGTTGTCGAAGGCCGGGTCCGTGGCGGGCCCGGCGGGCGGGCAGACGAGCTGCCCCTGGCCGTCCCTCAGCAGCTCGGCCCGCAGCGCCGCCTCGGCGCCGGACACGCCCTCCGGGGGGTCGATCCAGGCGAGCAGCGCCCCCAGGTGCTGGTCCTCCAGGGTGGACTGGCCGGTGGCCCAGTGCCGGGACAGGACGTCCGTGAGGGCCGTCAGCAGCGATGAACCCGGTACCCGCGCCCGCTCCCCGTAGTGCGTGAGCCACCGCCCGAGCAACGGCACGCGCGGCGGCGCCGGATGCGGGGTCTCCGGGTCCTGCTCGGCGGTGCGCCGGAACCGCATGGAACGCCCGAGCAGCCGTACGAGGTCGATGCCGGCCCGGCCCGGGACGATCAACTGCGGTGCGTCCGCGCACAGTTCGACCTCGACCTTGACCCGCTTGCCGGTCTCCGGGTCGGTCTCGTTGCGCTCGGCGGCCTCGACGTCGTCCGCGTAGCCGTCGATGTACGGCAGGACGATGTCCGCCAGTTCGGCGAGGAACGCGAAGCGGAGGTCGCGGTCGCGGGGCTGCGGCACGACGAGGAGGCGCGGTGCGTCGCGGTCCGTGCCGACGAGCGCGCCCAGGGGGGCGCCGGCCTCTCCGGCGGTGGTGAGCGGTACGAGGACCAGGGGGTGGTCGGTGAGGTGGCGGTGGCGGACGGTGGTGAGGGGCTGGGCCCTGCCGGTGTCCACGGCCTCCAGCCTTGCGAGGGTGGTGATCAGGGTCACTTCGACCCCGATCGCCCGGGTTGCGGCACGGGGCGCTCCGCGGTCTGCGGTGTGTCGTCCGCGGCGCCGTCTCGGCTGGTCGTGCCGTTCCCCTCGCCCCTGGAGGGCGGCGGGACCTGGGGTTGTTCGTCGGGTGCTGCGCCGTCTCGGCTGGTCGTGCCGGTCCCCGCGCCCCTTGTGGGGCCGAGTGCCGCTGCTCTGAGGGCTGCTGCTCTGCGGAGGGCCTCGACCGTCGGGTCGGTCGGGTCGCCGGTGTGGCCGTGGGCTGCGGACAGGACGTCGGTGACCGTGGTCAGGGCGCCCAGTTCCGCCCGCAGGGAGCGGCCCAGTGAGGTCACCGCGCCCTGCGCGCGGGAGCGGCCCCGGCAGTGGAAGGCCAGCTCGCAGGCGGCGAGGCACTCGGGGGCGTAGGTCGCCGGGACCGACTCCACAGCGGCCGTCAGCTCGGCGGCGGGCAGGTCGGGGGAGAAACAGGTGCCTTCGGGAAGCGCGTCGGCGATGTCCTCGACACGTGTGAGGCGCTCCAGCTGGCGCCGGGTCACCGAGCACTGCTTGCGGACGTCCACGGCCGACGCGGTGGGCAGGTTGGAGAAGTCCTTCGGGCAGACCAGCAGCACCGTGTGATGGACGTCGGGCGCGGGATCGAGCCGGGCCGCGACCTCCTCCAGCGCCAGTACGTACACCGCGGACTGGCGGGCCGCCGCGCCCACCTTGGCAGCGTCCGCCGAACCGTCCAGCATCGGGAAGGACTTGATCTCGACGACCGTCCAGCCGCCGTCGGGGTGCACGACGACCGCGTCCGGCTCCAGGAAGGCGGGGGAGCCCGCCACCTCCAGCGCGAGCAACGGGTGGTCGAGCAGCGTCCAGCCGCCCACCGCGGTGGCCTCGCGCAGCGCCAGTGCCGTACGGGCCGTGCGCCCCTCGGGGCCGACCGCGGAGAGGTCGGGAACGGCGCCGCCCGCGGGCGGCTCGGCAGCCGCGTCCAGCTTCTCGTGCACGAGCCGCAGCAGCTCCGCGCCCCCGTCGGCCTTGACCCGCGCCTCGAAGGCGTTGCCCCGCATGAACGCGAACTGCGACTGGCCGAAGGCCGACGGCGAGCCGAGCGCGCTCGCCAGCACCGCCTTGTTCACGCCCGCGCCGTCGAGGATCGCGCGCCTGCGGCATCCCGGGTTCGCCGCGAGCGCCGCGAGGGCGCGCGCGTCCAGCGGCTGCGGCGGGACGGCCGCGCCGCGCAGCTCAGCGAGCCGGTGCCGGAGTCTCGTCCCCCGCGTCGGCGGGACTGACTGCCGGTTCGGCTCCCGGCTCGGCGGTACCCGGGGTGGCTGGGACCTTGCGCTGTCGGGGAAGTCGCTCACCCGGGGCAGTCTGGCACCCTGCACTGACAATTGAGGAACCTGTGTCGTGCGAGGCGGCCGGGGCGACGACCGGGGGACTCCCGAGGGCCGGTGCGAAGGGCCGGATCCCGTACCGCGCCCGGACCTTGTCCGCGAGCCGCAGCACCGGCCGCGTGAGCAGGAACCCGGCGCCCATGACGACGAAGCCCGCGACCGCGTCGAGGAAGTAGTGGTTGGCGGTGCCCATCACCACGATGGTGGTGATCAGCGGATACAGGACCGCGGCGACCTTGGTGAGCCGGGTGCCGCCGTACATCCACAGCATCACGCCGCACCACAGGGCCCAGCCGCAGTGCAGGCTCGGCATCGCCGCGTACTGGTTCGTCATGCCGCCGAGTCCGCGCGGCGCGCTCGCCTCGCCGCCCCACCAGCCGTAGTCGCTGTACTGGGCCATCGTGTCGACGAATCCGTGGCTCGCCGACAGCAGCCGCGGCGGGCAGGTCGGCAGCAGGGTGAAACCGATCAGGCCCATGAACGTGGACGTCATGAGCCAGGTCCGGGCGGCCCGGTAGCGCACCGCACGGGACCGGAACAGCCAGACCAGGACGGCGGGCGTGACCATGTAGTGCAGCGACGCGTACCAGAAGTCCGCCGGGATGCCGAGCCAGGGCTCACGGGTGAACAGGCGGTTCAGCGGGTGCTCGGCGTTCAGGAAGAAGAACTTCTCCACCCGCAGGATCGCCAGGCCGTGGTCGACCGCATGGGTCACATCCCCGCGCGCGAGCAGCCGTCCCGCTGAGTACGCCCCGTACACCAGCAGGATCAGGGGCAGCTCGGTCCACCAACGGAGGCGGGTTCGTGGTGCCGCCTCGCTGACTGGTGCATCGGTCCGCAGCATCCGATTCCTCCCCCTCCTGCTCCCCCGCCCGCAGTGCCGCGGACCAATGTACGGTCTGTGCGCTTCCCCTGT is a genomic window of Streptomyces sp. NBC_00414 containing:
- a CDS encoding bifunctional DNA primase/polymerase, whose protein sequence is MSSDRNLVSTAPHGPNTGTGTVEALPNLFDALDAPHVDAEVTEVTGVTPEGAAWLASAGTYPRSTRVLWDDRPTAPVVLGCGSVFDVVNAPAIFGRHMLDRLWDEGPGSGPVAAHRGRILLFAAPGTAQRLPSLLEWEEWGSGGASDRGRAIPPLLCHGTGDAVTVPAPASVVPAAPTAAGRLDSRWLVAPDTRAPWLPGPEIMLWAAVRAARSAARRRLSEPSPTAPISIFPPADQGAKVYDVGRRR
- a CDS encoding AAA family ATPase, which translates into the protein MSTVFDPGAEATRATDAILRDTLHGTHRGVVVDSPPGAGKSTLVVRAALELAEAGRPLMVIAQTNAQVDDLVVRLAEKNPDLPVGRLHSSDSDPYDKALDELPSVRKSAKAGDLAGLDVVISTAAKWAHVKGVEPWRHAIVDEAYQMRSDALLAVAGLFERALFVGDPGQLDPFAIVGSEQWAGLSYDPSASAVTTLLAHNPELPQHRLPVSWRLPASAAPLVSAAFYPFTPFRSGTGHGDRRLTFAVPSDGSSPDRVIDEAAESGWGLLELPARHTPRTDPEAIGALALVVRRLLDRGGAATSERSPDAAPLTADRIAVGTAHRDQAAAVRAALAELGVPEVTVDTANRLQGREFDVTVVLHPLSGRPDATAFHLETGRLCVLASRHRHACIVVCRAGVTDLLDDHPSTEPVQLGVTVKFPDGWEANHAVFSHLSEHRVAWET
- a CDS encoding phosphatase PAP2 family protein, encoding MLRTDAPVSEAAPRTRLRWWTELPLILLVYGAYSAGRLLARGDVTHAVDHGLAILRVEKFFFLNAEHPLNRLFTREPWLGIPADFWYASLHYMVTPAVLVWLFRSRAVRYRAARTWLMTSTFMGLIGFTLLPTCPPRLLSASHGFVDTMAQYSDYGWWGGEASAPRGLGGMTNQYAAMPSLHCGWALWCGVMLWMYGGTRLTKVAAVLYPLITTIVVMGTANHYFLDAVAGFVVMGAGFLLTRPVLRLADKVRARYGIRPFAPALGSPPVVAPAASHDTGSSIVSAGCQTAPGERLPRQRKVPATPGTAEPGAEPAVSPADAGDETPAPAR